A genomic region of Methylobacterium durans contains the following coding sequences:
- the ruvB gene encoding Holliday junction branch migration DNA helicase RuvB — protein MSKLPAPKSLLNPESRPDDVDQSIRPLSLAEFVGQRAARANMQIFIEAARKTGQALDHVLFVGPPGLGKTTLAQIVARELGVNFRSTSGPVIAKAGDLAAQLTNLEERDVLFIDEIHRLNPAVEEILYPAMEDYQLDLIIGEGPAARSVKIELPKFTLVGATTRAGLLTTPLRDRFGIPIRLEFYDIDELELIVSRGARVLGLGMSSEGANEIAKRARGTPRIAGRLLRRVRDFAIVDEAPIVTRAIADRALQMLDVDPVGLDVMDRKYLTMIVNSFGGGPVGIETIAAALSEPRDAIEDIIEPYLIQRGFVQRTPRGRVLTPHAYRHMGFAEPRRDPATQFGLFADDGEG, from the coding sequence TTGAGCAAGTTGCCCGCCCCGAAGTCGCTCCTCAATCCCGAGAGCCGCCCGGACGACGTCGACCAGTCGATCCGCCCCCTGAGCCTCGCCGAGTTCGTGGGGCAGCGGGCGGCGCGCGCCAACATGCAGATCTTCATCGAAGCCGCCCGCAAGACGGGCCAAGCCCTCGACCACGTCCTCTTCGTCGGACCGCCCGGCCTCGGCAAGACGACGCTCGCGCAGATCGTGGCGCGGGAGCTCGGCGTGAACTTCCGCTCGACGTCGGGCCCCGTCATCGCCAAGGCGGGCGACCTCGCGGCGCAGCTTACGAACCTCGAAGAGCGCGACGTGCTCTTCATCGACGAGATTCACCGCCTCAACCCGGCGGTGGAGGAGATCCTCTATCCCGCCATGGAGGATTACCAGCTCGACCTGATCATCGGCGAGGGCCCGGCCGCGCGCTCCGTGAAGATCGAGCTGCCGAAATTTACCCTCGTCGGCGCCACCACCCGCGCCGGCCTGCTGACCACCCCCTTGCGCGACCGGTTCGGCATCCCGATCCGCCTCGAATTCTACGACATCGACGAGCTGGAGCTGATCGTCAGCCGCGGCGCCCGGGTGCTCGGCCTCGGCATGTCGTCCGAGGGCGCCAACGAGATTGCCAAGCGGGCCCGCGGCACGCCCCGCATCGCGGGGCGCCTGCTGCGCCGGGTGCGCGACTTCGCGATCGTGGACGAGGCGCCGATCGTGACGCGGGCGATCGCGGACCGCGCCCTCCAGATGCTCGACGTCGACCCGGTCGGCCTCGACGTGATGGACCGCAAGTATCTGACGATGATCGTCAATTCCTTCGGCGGCGGGCCGGTCGGCATCGAGACGATCGCGGCCGCCCTCTCGGAGCCACGCGACGCCATCGAGGACATCATCGAGCCCTACCTGATCCAGAGAGGCTTCGTGCAGCGCACGCCGCGCGGGCGCGTGCTCACCCCCCACGCCTACCGCCACATGGGCTTCGCCGAGCCCCGGCGCGACCCGGCCACGCAGTTCGGGCTGTTCGCGGATGACGGGGAGGGTTGA
- a CDS encoding (2Fe-2S)-binding protein: MIVCSCNVLSDGAVRSCLGPGPGCPRTPAQVYACLGCSPKCGRCARTIRSIMQKALDEAAHSCSPACASTCSLVKVQTAEEGIAA, from the coding sequence ATGATCGTCTGTTCCTGCAACGTCCTATCCGATGGCGCCGTGCGCTCCTGCCTGGGTCCGGGACCGGGCTGCCCGCGCACGCCCGCGCAGGTCTATGCCTGCCTCGGTTGCAGCCCGAAATGCGGGCGCTGCGCCCGGACCATCCGATCGATCATGCAGAAGGCCCTTGATGAGGCCGCACATTCCTGTTCGCCCGCTTGCGCAAGCACCTGCTCTTTGGTCAAGGTCCAAACAGCGGAGGAGGGGATCGCCGCCTGA
- the ybgC gene encoding tol-pal system-associated acyl-CoA thioesterase: MSDFSFEGAHALPVRVYYEDTDFSGFVYHASYLRFMERGRTELLRGLAGDQSDLHRDADGLVFVVRRMEIDYLKPARMDDGLTVLTATRDLRGASMHLAQAVRRGDETLVRAEVVVACVRAGRAIRLPDSLRRALAPPA; encoded by the coding sequence GTGAGCGATTTCAGTTTCGAGGGCGCCCACGCGCTGCCGGTGCGCGTCTATTACGAGGACACCGACTTCTCGGGCTTCGTCTACCACGCGAGCTACCTGCGCTTCATGGAGCGCGGGCGCACGGAGTTGCTGCGGGGCCTGGCCGGCGACCAGTCGGACCTGCACCGCGACGCGGACGGCCTCGTCTTCGTGGTGCGCCGGATGGAGATCGACTACCTCAAGCCCGCCCGGATGGACGACGGCCTGACCGTGCTCACCGCCACCCGGGACTTGCGCGGCGCCTCCATGCATCTCGCGCAGGCCGTGCGCCGGGGCGACGAGACGCTGGTGCGGGCCGAGGTGGTCGTCGCCTGCGTGCGGGCCGGCCGGGCGATCCGCCTGCCCGATTCCCTCCGGCGCGCCCTCGCGCCGCCGGCCTGA
- the bfr gene encoding bacterioferritin — protein MKGDTKVIEYLNRGLRSELTAVNQYWLHFRMLNDWGYVELAKYWRKESIEEMNHADRFVDRILFLEGFPNLQELDPLRIGQNVQEIIECDLAAENEARSLYLEAAKYCESINDRVSKILFEDLATDEEGHIDFLETQLELIKQIGLPLYAQRHIGGLDKIEPEVE, from the coding sequence ATGAAGGGCGACACCAAAGTCATCGAGTACCTCAATCGAGGGTTGCGTAGCGAGCTGACGGCGGTCAACCAGTACTGGCTCCATTTTCGCATGCTCAACGATTGGGGCTACGTCGAGCTCGCCAAATACTGGCGCAAGGAATCCATCGAGGAGATGAACCACGCGGATCGCTTCGTCGACCGCATCCTCTTCCTCGAGGGCTTTCCCAATCTCCAGGAACTCGACCCGCTGCGGATCGGGCAGAACGTCCAGGAGATCATCGAGTGCGACCTCGCCGCCGAGAACGAGGCCCGCTCGCTCTATCTGGAGGCGGCGAAATACTGCGAGTCGATCAACGATCGCGTCTCGAAGATCCTGTTCGAGGATCTCGCCACCGATGAGGAAGGCCACATCGACTTCCTCGAGACGCAACTCGAACTGATCAAGCAGATCGGCCTGCCGCTCTACGCGCAGCGCCACATCGGCGGCCTCGACAAGATCGAGCCCGAGGTCGAGTAG
- a CDS encoding methyl-accepting chemotaxis protein: MKLSIKSILMSLFAVMALMTAAQGLFIVHETRTMRGHLDQIATNWLPSVDIVNRINTITSDYRLRQYRLATLGDDAGSLAEAVELLGRQVTLLADARKTYEPMISSPAERSTYETFSTLWERYVAATAPIQAAAARGESAGALRLVADPDARKLYDASGEVLDRLVEINRQGAASEAAGGVASATRSGSVSLASLALAIGLALGAAALCFFWIARPITGITASMRVLAEGDTGREIPGAHRRDEIGAMAAAVQVFKDNLIRTRQLEVETAQARTDAETQRKAVLRDMADRFEQAVGGIVGTVSGSAGQLQLTATGMTSAAGETAAQSATVAAAAEQAGSNVATVAAAAEELGASVAEIGRQVDGSSQLAASAVTEADATNELVRDLAESATRIGEVVALISTIADQTNLLALNATIEAARAGEAGRGFAVVASEVKELAGQTGRATGEIERQIGAIQAATGQAVGAIGGISARIREMNAVAAAIAAAVEEQGAATREIVRNVGQAAVGTGEVSANIAGVASAADETGAAAAQVLASASDLTGQATALDREVRSFLATIRAA, translated from the coding sequence ATGAAATTATCAATTAAATCAATATTGATGTCGCTCTTCGCCGTGATGGCCCTCATGACTGCGGCGCAGGGCCTGTTCATCGTCCACGAAACCCGGACGATGCGGGGCCACCTCGATCAGATCGCGACGAACTGGCTGCCCTCGGTCGACATCGTCAACCGCATCAACACCATCACCTCCGACTACCGCCTGCGGCAGTACCGGCTGGCGACGCTCGGAGACGATGCCGGCTCCCTCGCCGAGGCGGTCGAGCTTCTGGGCAGGCAGGTGACGCTGCTGGCGGACGCGCGCAAGACCTACGAGCCGATGATCTCGTCGCCGGCGGAGCGGTCGACCTACGAGACCTTCTCGACGCTCTGGGAGCGCTACGTCGCCGCCACGGCGCCGATCCAGGCGGCCGCCGCGCGCGGGGAATCCGCCGGAGCCCTCAGGCTCGTCGCCGATCCGGATGCCCGCAAGCTCTACGACGCCTCCGGCGAGGTCCTCGACCGGCTCGTCGAGATCAACCGGCAGGGGGCGGCGAGCGAAGCCGCGGGTGGCGTCGCGAGCGCGACGCGCTCGGGGAGCGTGAGCCTCGCGAGCTTGGCGCTGGCGATCGGTCTCGCGCTCGGCGCTGCCGCCCTGTGCTTTTTCTGGATCGCCCGGCCGATCACCGGCATCACGGCATCGATGCGCGTCCTGGCCGAAGGGGACACGGGCCGGGAGATCCCCGGTGCGCATCGCCGCGACGAGATCGGCGCCATGGCCGCGGCCGTGCAGGTGTTCAAGGACAACCTGATCCGCACCCGGCAGCTCGAGGTGGAGACGGCGCAGGCCCGCACCGATGCCGAGACGCAGCGCAAGGCGGTGCTGCGCGACATGGCCGACCGGTTCGAGCAGGCCGTCGGCGGGATCGTCGGCACGGTGTCCGGCTCGGCGGGCCAGCTTCAGCTCACCGCGACGGGCATGACGAGCGCGGCGGGCGAGACGGCCGCCCAATCCGCCACGGTCGCGGCCGCGGCGGAGCAGGCCGGATCGAACGTCGCCACCGTGGCGGCCGCGGCCGAGGAGCTCGGCGCCTCGGTGGCGGAGATCGGGCGGCAGGTCGACGGCTCGTCGCAACTCGCCGCCTCCGCCGTCACGGAGGCCGACGCGACGAACGAGCTCGTCCGCGACCTCGCCGAGTCCGCCACCCGGATCGGGGAGGTCGTGGCCCTGATCTCGACCATCGCCGATCAGACCAACCTGCTGGCGCTCAATGCGACGATCGAGGCGGCCCGGGCCGGCGAAGCGGGACGCGGCTTCGCGGTGGTGGCGAGCGAGGTCAAGGAACTCGCGGGCCAGACGGGCCGGGCCACCGGCGAGATCGAGCGCCAGATCGGCGCGATCCAGGCCGCGACGGGGCAGGCCGTCGGCGCGATCGGCGGCATCTCGGCCCGCATCCGCGAAATGAACGCGGTCGCGGCCGCGATCGCGGCGGCTGTGGAGGAGCAAGGTGCGGCAACGCGGGAGATCGTCCGCAATGTCGGGCAGGCGGCGGTGGGCACCGGTGAGGTCTCCGCCAACATCGCGGGGGTGGCGAGCGCGGCCGACGAGACCGGGGCGGCCGCCGCCCAGGTCCTCGCCTCGGCCTCCGACCTGACCGGGCAGGCCACGGCCCTCGACCGCGAGGTCAGGAGCTTCCTCGCCACGATCCGCGCCGCCTGA
- the tolA gene encoding cell envelope integrity protein TolA, which translates to MALPFDRSEPGFWLSAGVHVVLLTLALVGISAEALPEAQEGVPVEVITENQFSEITKGERNAEKPLPDAKPRADRKAETFEEREPENAKVDAPAAPTRTADMKVASVDEVPLRIAEPDPQEVAKAAKAAKEKSEKAAQEKAEKAAQEKAEAAAEAKAAAEAKKAEAKAKAEAKAAQEKAETERREQLDKLIERQEAEAAAAEAKAKAEAKAKAKADAEAKAEAKAKADAKARAEAEAKAKAEAKAEAERQKEIAEAKAAAEAEAKAKADAAAKAEAAAKAKAKAVADAKAKADAEAKAKKQAELADKFNAGDIRQMLASKVPSQSSGATGHEVQRTASLGAATGTAQRLSPSLRDALVGMLQQQIERCYSAPPGAAQGVVLPMLDIRLNQNGSLAAEPRIMRGGASAVDQSIAQAALRAVRRCAPYKIPAQYAPYYNDWKAINAEFEFSAA; encoded by the coding sequence GTGGCGCTCCCCTTCGACCGCAGCGAACCCGGGTTCTGGCTCTCGGCCGGCGTGCACGTGGTGCTCTTGACGCTCGCCCTCGTCGGCATTTCCGCCGAGGCCCTGCCCGAGGCGCAGGAGGGCGTGCCCGTCGAGGTCATCACCGAGAACCAGTTCTCCGAGATCACCAAGGGCGAGCGCAACGCCGAGAAGCCGCTCCCGGACGCGAAGCCCCGCGCCGACCGCAAGGCCGAGACCTTCGAGGAGCGCGAGCCCGAGAATGCCAAGGTCGACGCGCCGGCCGCCCCGACGCGCACGGCCGACATGAAGGTCGCGAGCGTGGACGAGGTGCCGCTGCGCATCGCCGAGCCCGACCCGCAGGAGGTCGCCAAGGCCGCCAAGGCCGCCAAGGAGAAATCCGAGAAGGCGGCCCAGGAGAAGGCCGAGAAGGCCGCTCAGGAGAAAGCCGAGGCTGCGGCCGAGGCGAAGGCCGCCGCCGAGGCGAAGAAGGCCGAGGCCAAGGCCAAGGCGGAGGCGAAAGCCGCCCAGGAGAAGGCCGAGACCGAGCGCCGCGAGCAACTCGACAAGCTGATCGAGCGCCAGGAAGCCGAGGCCGCCGCCGCCGAGGCCAAGGCCAAGGCGGAAGCGAAAGCCAAGGCCAAGGCGGATGCCGAGGCGAAGGCCGAGGCCAAGGCGAAGGCGGACGCCAAGGCCCGCGCGGAGGCCGAGGCGAAAGCCAAGGCGGAGGCCAAGGCCGAGGCCGAGCGCCAGAAGGAGATCGCTGAGGCGAAGGCGGCCGCCGAGGCCGAGGCGAAGGCCAAGGCGGATGCCGCCGCCAAGGCCGAGGCGGCCGCCAAGGCGAAGGCGAAGGCCGTGGCGGATGCCAAGGCCAAGGCCGATGCGGAGGCCAAGGCCAAGAAGCAGGCCGAGCTCGCCGACAAGTTCAACGCGGGCGACATCCGGCAGATGCTCGCCTCGAAGGTCCCCTCGCAATCGAGCGGCGCCACCGGCCACGAGGTGCAGCGCACGGCCTCGCTGGGCGCCGCGACCGGCACGGCGCAGCGCCTGTCGCCCTCGCTCCGCGATGCCCTCGTGGGCATGCTGCAGCAGCAGATCGAGCGGTGCTACTCGGCCCCGCCGGGCGCCGCCCAGGGCGTCGTCCTGCCGATGCTCGACATCCGCCTGAACCAGAACGGCTCGCTCGCCGCCGAGCCCCGGATCATGCGCGGCGGCGCCAGCGCCGTCGACCAGTCGATCGCCCAGGCCGCGCTGCGCGCCGTCAGGCGTTGCGCGCCCTACAAGATCCCGGCCCAGTACGCGCCGTACTACAACGACTGGAAAGCCATTAACGCGGAGTTCGAGTTCTCGGCGGCGTGA
- a CDS encoding carbohydrate porin, translating into MAGRLRSRLCGILLAAAFLAGAPAGLASALDDGRAALKARGIEIGLTSIGETIGILRGGLRRRSVYEGRLDVQVDADLGVLAGWQGLRVHANAYQIHGTGPTRYHVGSLAPVSGIEGLPATRLHELWLEQGFLDRTLSLRAGNLAADAEFLVSPSATLFTNGTFGWPVIAAANLPSGGPAAPLATPGLRVRWEAAPETSLMFGLFNGDPAHARGSRLALDPQRRNPDGTDFSLHGSPFLIAEAARAYSLGGPGPDLTGVVKVGYFHHFGAFDDVRIDRGGVPLAAPWSSGLPARRRGNDGLYALFDQTVYREDEAGERGAAVFARVAASPSPASLVSLYADAGIVYKGLLPGRPDDVAGLGLAHTRIARRARLSDWDRALFAGLPLPIRRSETALELTYQAVVAPGFTVQPSLQYVAAPGGGAGNPRRPDLARLRNSVVLGLRATVQY; encoded by the coding sequence ATGGCCGGACGGCTGCGTTCGCGTCTATGCGGCATCCTGCTGGCCGCAGCCTTCCTCGCCGGCGCGCCGGCAGGGCTTGCCTCGGCCCTCGATGACGGGCGCGCGGCCCTTAAGGCGCGGGGCATCGAGATCGGCCTCACCTCCATCGGCGAGACCATCGGAATCCTGCGCGGCGGCCTGCGGCGGCGGAGCGTGTACGAGGGCCGGCTCGACGTCCAGGTCGATGCCGATCTCGGCGTGCTGGCCGGCTGGCAGGGGCTGCGCGTCCACGCCAATGCCTACCAGATCCACGGGACCGGGCCGACGCGCTACCATGTCGGGAGCCTCGCGCCCGTCAGCGGGATCGAGGGCCTGCCGGCGACGCGGCTGCACGAACTCTGGCTGGAGCAGGGCTTCCTCGACCGGACGCTCAGCCTCCGCGCCGGCAACCTCGCCGCGGACGCCGAGTTCCTGGTCAGCCCGTCCGCGACGCTGTTCACGAACGGCACCTTCGGCTGGCCGGTGATCGCCGCGGCCAACCTGCCGTCGGGCGGGCCGGCCGCGCCGCTCGCGACCCCGGGTCTCCGGGTCAGATGGGAGGCCGCCCCGGAGACGAGCCTGATGTTCGGCCTCTTCAACGGGGACCCGGCTCACGCGCGCGGGAGCCGCCTCGCCCTCGATCCGCAGCGCCGCAATCCGGACGGGACGGATTTCAGCCTGCACGGATCGCCCTTCCTGATCGCGGAGGCCGCGCGGGCCTACAGCCTCGGCGGCCCCGGCCCGGACCTCACGGGCGTCGTGAAGGTGGGCTACTTCCACCATTTCGGCGCCTTCGACGATGTCCGGATCGATCGCGGCGGCGTGCCGCTCGCGGCCCCCTGGAGCTCCGGCCTGCCGGCCCGGCGCCGGGGGAACGACGGGCTCTACGCGCTTTTCGATCAGACCGTCTATCGGGAGGACGAGGCGGGCGAGCGCGGCGCGGCCGTGTTCGCGCGCGTGGCCGCCTCGCCGTCGCCCGCGAGCCTCGTCAGCCTCTACGCGGATGCCGGCATCGTCTACAAGGGGCTGCTGCCGGGCCGGCCCGACGACGTCGCCGGTCTCGGGCTCGCCCATACCCGCATCGCCCGGCGCGCCCGCCTCTCCGACTGGGACCGCGCCCTCTTCGCGGGGCTTCCCCTCCCGATCCGGCGCAGCGAGACCGCTTTGGAGCTGACCTATCAGGCGGTCGTCGCGCCCGGCTTCACCGTACAGCCGAGCCTGCAATACGTCGCCGCCCCCGGCGGCGGGGCCGGCAATCCGCGCCGGCCCGACCTCGCGCGGCTCCGCAACAGCGTGGTGCTCGGCCTGCGCGCGACGGTTCAGTACTGA
- a CDS encoding histone deacetylase family protein: protein MTILFHHPAAFEHRTPHGHPERPERMRAVQKALEAEAFAGLDRRAPEPAPLATVTLAHPEAWVQAIVAAAPTDGLVSIDSDTVLSPGTLDCVLRGVGAGVQGVDAVMSGAAKNAFSAMRPPGHHAEKTRAMGFCVFNNAAIAARHARTVHGVERVAIVDWDVHHGNGTQDIFWDDPSVLFCSSHQMPLYPGSGAVSEEGEHGTVVNAPLRPGADGESFREAFESRILPRLKAFRPDLIIISAGFDAHWRDPLANLMLEAEDFEWATRQVLEEAERCCQGRVVSLLEGGYDLTGLADSVSAHVQVLMEA, encoded by the coding sequence ATGACCATTCTGTTCCACCATCCCGCCGCGTTCGAGCACCGGACTCCGCACGGGCATCCCGAGCGCCCGGAGCGGATGCGCGCGGTGCAGAAGGCGCTGGAAGCGGAGGCTTTCGCCGGGCTCGACCGGCGCGCCCCCGAGCCGGCTCCCCTTGCCACCGTGACCCTCGCCCATCCCGAGGCGTGGGTGCAGGCGATCGTGGCAGCGGCCCCGACCGACGGCCTGGTCAGCATCGATTCGGACACCGTCCTGTCGCCGGGCACGCTCGATTGCGTGCTGCGGGGCGTCGGCGCGGGCGTCCAGGGTGTCGATGCGGTGATGAGCGGGGCGGCCAAGAACGCGTTCTCGGCGATGCGCCCGCCCGGCCACCATGCGGAGAAGACACGCGCCATGGGGTTCTGCGTGTTCAACAACGCGGCGATCGCCGCGCGGCACGCCCGGACCGTGCACGGAGTCGAGCGCGTCGCCATCGTCGACTGGGACGTCCACCACGGCAACGGCACCCAGGACATCTTCTGGGATGATCCTTCGGTGCTGTTCTGTTCGAGCCACCAGATGCCGCTCTATCCCGGCAGCGGCGCCGTCTCGGAGGAGGGCGAGCACGGCACCGTCGTGAATGCGCCGCTTCGTCCCGGCGCCGATGGCGAGAGCTTCCGCGAGGCCTTCGAGAGCCGCATCCTGCCGCGCCTCAAGGCGTTCCGGCCCGACCTCATCATCATCTCGGCGGGCTTCGACGCGCATTGGCGCGATCCGCTGGCGAACCTGATGCTGGAAGCCGAGGATTTCGAATGGGCGACCCGGCAGGTCCTGGAGGAGGCCGAGCGCTGCTGCCAGGGCCGCGTCGTCTCGCTGCTCGAGGGCGGCTACGACCTGACCGGCCTCGCGGATTCGGTTTCCGCGCACGTGCAGGTGCTGATGGAGGCGTGA
- a CDS encoding ExbD/TolR family protein, translated as MGMAHGAAQGGGKRRRRGRRTGAINEINMTPFIDVVLVLLIVFMVAAPMMTVGVPLDLPQSKASPLNSDTKPVTLSIRQSGQIFLGEDELSDEAIVPKLTEVSKSGFEERVFVRGDKRVDYGRVAQVMAIVTGGGFKKVALVTEPDQK; from the coding sequence ATGGGCATGGCCCACGGAGCGGCACAGGGCGGCGGCAAGCGGCGGCGGCGCGGCCGGCGCACGGGCGCCATCAACGAGATCAACATGACGCCGTTCATCGACGTCGTGCTGGTGCTGCTGATCGTGTTCATGGTGGCCGCACCCATGATGACGGTCGGCGTGCCCCTCGACCTGCCGCAATCGAAGGCGAGCCCCCTCAACTCCGACACCAAGCCCGTCACCCTCTCGATCCGCCAGAGCGGGCAGATCTTTCTCGGCGAGGACGAGCTGAGCGACGAGGCGATCGTGCCGAAGCTGACCGAGGTCTCGAAATCCGGCTTCGAGGAGCGCGTCTTCGTGCGCGGCGACAAGCGGGTCGATTACGGCCGCGTGGCCCAGGTGATGGCGATCGTGACCGGCGGCGGCTTCAAGAAGGTCGCCCTCGTCACCGAACCCGACCAGAAGTAG
- the tolQ gene encoding protein TolQ, with protein MNPADAMQAAQAPVADMTLLGLFLQAHFVVKIVMLGLLGASVWCWAIIVDKTLLFRRTKVEMDAFEDAFWSGRSLEELYRSFNDRPATGLAALFVAAMREWKRSFEGSGRQIQSLNQRIDKVLDVTIQREVERLESRLLFLASIGSAGPYIGLFGTVWGIMTAFTSIAASKNTSLAVVAPGIAEALFATAIGLFAAIPAVLAYNKLQATVAKSQSRLEGFADEFSAILSRQIDERLSLAA; from the coding sequence ATGAACCCAGCCGATGCCATGCAGGCGGCGCAGGCGCCCGTCGCCGACATGACGCTGCTCGGCCTGTTCCTGCAGGCCCACTTCGTGGTCAAGATCGTGATGCTGGGGCTTCTCGGGGCTTCGGTCTGGTGCTGGGCGATCATCGTCGACAAGACGCTGCTGTTCCGCCGCACCAAGGTGGAGATGGATGCGTTCGAGGATGCGTTCTGGTCCGGCCGCTCCCTCGAGGAGCTCTACCGCTCCTTCAACGACCGCCCGGCCACGGGGCTCGCCGCCCTCTTCGTCGCCGCGATGCGCGAGTGGAAGCGCTCCTTCGAGGGCTCCGGCCGGCAGATCCAGTCGCTCAACCAGCGCATCGACAAGGTGCTCGACGTCACCATCCAGCGCGAGGTCGAGCGCCTCGAATCGCGCCTCCTGTTCCTCGCCTCGATCGGCTCGGCCGGCCCCTATATCGGCCTGTTCGGCACGGTCTGGGGCATCATGACCGCCTTCACCTCGATCGCGGCCTCGAAGAACACCTCGCTCGCGGTTGTGGCGCCGGGCATCGCCGAGGCGCTGTTCGCGACCGCGATCGGCCTCTTCGCGGCGATTCCCGCGGTTCTCGCCTACAACAAGCTGCAGGCAACGGTGGCGAAGTCGCAGTCGCGGCTGGAGGGCTTCGCCGACGAATTCTCGGCGATCCTCTCCCGCCAGATCGACGAGCGCCTCTCGCTCGCCGCCTGA